TGTATGGATAGGAGTGCTTTAAAATTCCTTCAAGAGTAGCAAAGGTGAGATTGAGTCCATCAAAATCTTTATACCGTTTTTCAAGTTTCGTAACCACTCGAAATGATTGAAAATTGTGTTCAAATCCATTCGAACTAAACGATTTTTTGATCAAAAGATCCAGTGCATCCCCACCCACGTGCCCAAAAGGGGTATGACCAAGATCGTGAGCAAGAGCGATGGATTCAGCTAAAGGTTCGCTAAGACCAAGTTCTCGTGCAATCGTTCTTGAAATCTGTGCAACCTCCAAAGAGTGAGTAAGACGAGTCCTAAAATAGTCTCCTACATAGTTGATAAAGACCTGTGTTTTATATTCAAGTCTACGAAAAGATGAGGAGTGAATGATTCGGTCGCGATCTCTATAGAAAGAGTCTCGAAAATCGTTGATACTTGGATAAAAACGATCACTGCATTGCATTGCGAAGCTTTTTGAGTTTTCTAAAGACATTTGCAAAATCTATCTCCACTGCACATACTCCTTCCAATTTCGCCTTTTCATTCAAAAAATCGCCAACTTTTTTATATTTTCCATCTTCAAGGCAGTAGATTTTCGCTTTGTAATCTTTAGGATAGACAAGAATATAATACTTCACTCCCTCCTCGGCATAAATGGCAAATTTCACATCCTCATCTCTTGTAGCGCTTGATGGACTTACCACTTCTGCTATGATAAAAGGGGCTTTTTGGATAAAATCGGTAAGTTCTCCACATACCACACTGATATCTGGACGCACTACATTTTTCTCATCTATCTTCCAATCCTCTTCTACCAAAACATAACACTCATCACACTCTTCTAAAGATTTTTCCAATTCATGAGCAATTCGAGAAAGCAACATCTGATGGTCACTCACCGGACTTGGAGCCATAGAAATTGGCACACCATCAATAAGTTCCCAATCTCCTTCCCACTGTTTATAATCCTCATATGTATATTCCGGAATATAGCGGACTGTCATAGGAATCCTTTGTGGTATAATCTACAACCATTATAGCAAAAGGATGGCTATGCAAGTGACACTTCTTCATCACTCCCCTTTGCCTGTGGCTGCTCATGCCATTAGAACCTGCTGGCAAAGTTTTGACAAAAGCGATGGAGGAGGTCCAAAAGACCAGGAACTGATCGACAGAGTGGGAAACAAGTATAAACACGCTTCCACATTGGAACATCTGGTCTATACCTTTTACATACAAGGGATAAGCCGTGCTTTATTGCAGGAACTTGCCCGTCACCGTATGGCAAGCCTTTCAGTAAAATCGACCCGTTACACTCTCAAAGAACTTAAAAATGCAGAGCCTTTCGATGAAAAAGATTTCGAGGGAGCCAGTAAATATATCGTTTTAACCGGCAATGAGCTAGTGGATACGATGAGTATCAAAGCTCTTAATAACCTGCAAAAAGTTTTGAAAGAAGGGATTTCGAACGACATAGCAAAATACTGCTTGCCAGAGTGTTACAAAACAGAACTGACATGGACAATCAATGCCAGAAGTCTTCAAAACTTTTTAAACCTTCGAAGCAGCAAATCGGCCCTTTGGGAAATCAGAA
The Nitratiruptor sp. SB155-2 genome window above contains:
- a CDS encoding Uma2 family endonuclease, with translation MTVRYIPEYTYEDYKQWEGDWELIDGVPISMAPSPVSDHQMLLSRIAHELEKSLEECDECYVLVEEDWKIDEKNVVRPDISVVCGELTDFIQKAPFIIAEVVSPSSATRDEDVKFAIYAEEGVKYYILVYPKDYKAKIYCLEDGKYKKVGDFLNEKAKLEGVCAVEIDFANVFRKLKKLRNAMQ
- the thyX gene encoding FAD-dependent thymidylate synthase; this encodes MQVTLLHHSPLPVAAHAIRTCWQSFDKSDGGGPKDQELIDRVGNKYKHASTLEHLVYTFYIQGISRALLQELARHRMASLSVKSTRYTLKELKNAEPFDEKDFEGASKYIVLTGNELVDTMSIKALNNLQKVLKEGISNDIAKYCLPECYKTELTWTINARSLQNFLNLRSSKSALWEIRNLAKAIFEALPNDHKYLFEECMHTQ